The sequence below is a genomic window from Melospiza georgiana isolate bMelGeo1 chromosome 6, bMelGeo1.pri, whole genome shotgun sequence.
CTGCTTTCTAAAATTGTCATGCAAGTCTCCTGAATTTTCTTGAGCTTCTCAACCTCATGGATCAGCCTCTGGTTCTCCCTCTTTAACTCCCTTAACTTGAGAGTGCCCTGGTTAACACAGGCTGTAAGTGAGACAAGTTCCCAAGGAAATTTTCTTCTCCTTAGTAATACTAACACAAACAAATTCACAGTAGTGCATTTGGCACCAAGAATCAGACATTGCCTTCTGTCTTTACCACCACAGCAAATGAGGCTGTTGCAGGtgcttcctccttcttcttgaCAGGAGTAATACATTTATTACATCCACACCCCAGAGCAATTACTAGAAAAATCTGATCATGGGCAAATTCCTTTTAGGCAACTCTATCTTTGCTTGTGCTCCCTCTCATTTATGTAGACAGTGCATGCACTGAGGAGCCTATAAACGTTGTGAAGAAAAGGGTGTCTCAGGTCTTTAAGCCACAGCATTATTCCCTACAGATATTACCAGGCAACTGGATAAGCTGATCAGCCTCCCAAGTTGAATGCAATTCTCCAAGAGGATCAATAAGCATGTGGATTAGGGTGATCTGCCTGATAGTGCCAGAAGCTTTGGGAACATTTCATAGGAAGTCTCAGAGGCTCCTAAGAAAATCAAGCTGTGACATGAGAGGAATGATCATCCCACAGACTGAGAACTGGAAAATAAAGTGAGATTTTACAGCTGTAGGTTACCAGGTGGGCCTCCTGTACATGCCAGAAGTGGTACTAAGCATGTCCTAGAGATACCTCTGAGACCCAGGGAATAAGGAAGTGCCAATTCTGACTCTAAACCTGATTCCACAAAATCAGGTCTGTATGAAACACAAGTCCctgaacagtcccagctctctcagcctttcctttcctccagtCCTTCTGTGGCCCTTTCTTGGACTCTGTCCAGTACATCCATATCTCTTTTGTACCAGGAGCCCAGAACCAGACAAAACATTCCCAGTTTGgcctccccagagctgagcagatgGGAAAACAACTTGAAGAAGATACAAAGACAAACAACTCAAACAACTTGTCCAGAAGAATACAAAGACGTTCTGATGAAGACAAGAATAAAAGCAAGACCATCCTTAACATGACCCTCTATGGATCAGAATGCAGGAATTACTcaacaatttatttatttttctctcctatCCTTACCTCTCCTCTTGCTAATTGTTGTTTGAGTGTTTCCACCAATTGATTCTTGTTTTTCAGCTCTGCTTCTAGTTGGTATCTGCTGAGAGGGCTGTGGAGTTAAAGAACAAAGACTCAGGGGCAAAAATACCAGCGTTGCACACCTCCTAATTTCCCTTTACCCTTTTTTAAGCATTTGTTCTGACCAACAGATTTAATTAGCAAGCTTGGCAGGAAAGCTGCACATGGGTGAGAGCTCATCACCAGCCTTCACAGGAGAACAccacacacagcacaaggacaaCTAACAGAGGTGGGAGGCACATACCGCCTTGCCACTGTCTTCGTTGAAACTGGTTCCACTTTCTTCGCAGACTTAGGCAACCTTAAAAGagagataaaataaaattaccagAAGACTACAATGTTCTTGCAGATCACCAAGCCTGTTAGTTTGACAAAATGTGCAAAATGAGCCATCTTTAAGACATCTGCCAAATAAATCCGTCaatattttgctttgatttACCCTTGGTTTGCAGGCTTGAAGACGCTGTCTGCTGGAACGTTTGAGGCAAAGTGAAGACTGGGAACCACGCTGAGCTCTGGCTCTGATGTGCTGACATGTTTTCTCTTTGAAGGAAAATTCATTTGCAATTCTGCGAGAAAAAGACAGCTGTGAAAGCGCCACAGACTAGAAGTAACCTCCTTTAAGGTCTCTTAAGCCTTTAATTTGAGGTAAAGCAGTTATATCTGGCTAGAATGGAGACTTCTAGATAGAAGTAGAGGTAGAAGTAACTAAGAGTAGACTTCAAGTTTTACCCAGGACCAAGGGTCCAGAATAAGCCAGAAACAGGTCAGATGTAGACATTGTTAAAACACAATCACCAGGCTAGAACTAATGAGAATTTGAAATGATAATACACAATAAAGAAAGTCTCAACATCAAGCAGACATCGTGCCACAAGGTTGTTGTTCAATGCTGGAAGCAAAACAAGCACAGCCCACATGAAATTCTGTTAAGAAACCTCCATATTTTGCTAAGAGTGAATAGCTACTAAAATAACATAGAAAACTAGCTTTTTATGTAGAGTTTATTTCTCTTAAATCACAACTGTTTAAGTATATAAAGCTTTGTTCGCTCAGTGAGTTTAGGaagctgctttttctccctcaagttaagtatttttcaaattaaacaCCCATGCGCACATTTACATTAGAGCAATGCAGAGTTTCACCGATACAGCCCAGCTCCCATATTTTTAACGTTAATCCTGGGTGTCTTCCGCTTATAAAATGCTACAAAGTGCTGTAAGCAGCATTTAAAGTTTCAGAAAAGTAAGAGACTGTGAATAAAGCATCTTTCGCATCAAGGGGCCGCTGCCTTTAGCCGGTGGAGGGTACACACAGCAGGCTGAGCGTTAACTTAAGTCCTAAACAGGGACCAAACAGTGGAATAAAGCTTCTAATTAGATTTTGGAATAGCCACCACGtagccaggcagggatggagcactcTAACGCCGAGGCTCCGCTGCACCCCTGGGCCGAACCCCGCCAGCCGTGTCCCCCGGGTGTCCGTCCGTGCCCCGCGCTCACCTGCGGGCGGCTCGGGCCGGTAGAGCCGGGAGTGCACAGGGATGCGGGAGAGCCGCCTGTCCATGGCGGCCGCGCTCCCCTCAGAGGTTCAAAAAGGAGCGCGCCGGGACGGTTGGGCGGGCCCGCGCATGCGTGGGGGCGCGGCGCAGGCAGAGAGCGcacggggcggggcggggcggggcggggcggggcggggcggggcggggcggggcggggcggggcggggcggggcggggcggggcggggaggcGCGCGCGGGCGGGGATTGAGGGCGTGGGCGCTCGCGCCCCTTCTCGCTCGCGTCCCGTGTGCCTCGCGCCGTTTCTGCCTCGCGCCCCCTCCCTCAGGGAGGCGTTGGCGGCCATTACGGGGGCAACAGGCGCGCGCGAGGCTCCTGCCCTTAGGGAAAGGCGGAGCGcagttccttccttccttctttcattccttcctcctttccttccttcactGCTTCCCACTGCCTCTCACTGCCTCACCCTGTGCTTTCAGCACTCGAAGCCCGAGGATCAAGGAGTTTGTGGCCCTCTGTGCAGACGTGCAGGAGTCAAAAGCTGTGAGGGTGACGGTGCTGCTGGTGTGTGAGGTACTAAAATTGTGCTCTAATGCCGCAAGGTGAAATGAGGCTTCTGTATAAAATGTTTCCCGACTTAAAGACATTTTTGCGATGTTTGCTAACATGGTTTTCTTAATGGGTGGGCAATCTCTCCCGACAGCCAAGGGGAGCAGTTCCTTGAGGAGGATGCTGCAGTTCCAACCTGAGGGTGGCTTTGGCTGCCTAAATACCCATCTGAACATTCACTATGACAATCTCAGGATAAAACCCTAAAACTGAAACGTGAAAAATACAGAACCATGCAACTGACATGTTTGATATGTTTCAAACTCTGGTATTAGCTTTAAAAGTCCATGTCCCTAATGGATATCAGGGAGTTGCTGtctgtctcccacagcacagggataACTCGTGGATGTCAGAAGAATAAGTATTTTAAAGATGTGTACTGCcctttggaaaatattttgggcACTTAAAAGATGAATAAGCACAGTGCTCTTGGTGACAATGAAGCATCACACAGATTTTAGGAAAGGTTGTTATAATCATTTATTGTATGTCAACTTGTAGAgagaatgttttatttttcaacaaataagggcaaataaatatttgttttcctgtttgtttatGGTAGAGAGGCGAAAAACCCTAAAATTCAAGATTCACCAGATAtgggaattttaaaaagttacatGTTTGAGGGGAATGCCTTGAGTGGAAACACTCTGTAAAGAGGACACAACAAGGCACCTGAGTCTGGGGGGGACAAGAACTTAATCCTTCAAGGGGGAAATTCACACTGAAAATCTTTGGCAGTATTAAAATTCCTTCAGATAAAACAAGCAGAAGTTGTTACTGGAAATAGGTTTGGGCTGGATTCTGCAGCCTCTTCCACAGTCAGGAAGAAGCTGTGTCAACTCAGAAATCTTGACAGGACTTTTTGTAATATCAGAGCTATTTTGATGGGGTCTGTAGATCTGGACTTTgcataaaatagaaaattaaatactttattttttattattcacaACACACTTCACTTGATACCTAGATTTTTCAGTAGTtcagttttgggattttttttaattttttttttaacatgagcTCTCTTTCTCTGTCATTAAATACCTGGGGAGCTTCACCTCATTATTTATCTCAAGCACACAAAACCTAATCACCTTGTAGGAAATGACAAACCAGGTGTACTCGGTAAGTCCCGTGAACAGCTCTGAACATGGCACCACACACTGGAAGTCAAAGGGCTTGTAGTCCATCATGATGGCTCTCACATCCTCACTGGCATCAGATCTGCTGATTCCTGTGAAAACACATGGTTTGCACAGCTGAAATGCTAAGAAATAGTCTCAGTCTCAGCTCTGGGAGAGGTGGGAGGAAAAAATTGATATTTACAGCTCTAAGGACATTCAGgcttcc
It includes:
- the KNSTRN gene encoding small kinetochore-associated protein, encoding MDRRLSRIPVHSRLYRPEPPAELQMNFPSKRKHVSTSEPELSVVPSLHFASNVPADSVFKPANQGLPKSAKKVEPVSTKTVARRPLSRYQLEAELKNKNQLVETLKQQLARGEGTLKLRELKRENQRLIHEVEKLKKIQETCMTILESRNINPGSHIKEEEEMRACREKTTMLTGKVTEELTLFCHRAAKEKEMLETAKAKWKSAQEENQHALEKHSGFQAQIKEWKSRLEALGKLLAM